The following are from one region of the Actinomycetes bacterium genome:
- a CDS encoding antibiotic biosynthesis monooxygenase, with product MLLDEDSYWETARSQWRSQHSTVSVAPVATEHHPRLPRSTTGFGGLVPFRNGHCGLAFGQNGQLHENRALRSDRGGETSSLVTRRYLAMYARTITANVVPGRLDEALKIFQDEIQPMIEGQAGHISTSLLIDRDRNRAQTVTVWESEAAEKATSEESDYLSKIMGRLSGFLANRHVAAWEVVVRD from the coding sequence ATGCTCCTTGATGAGGATTCCTACTGGGAAACGGCGCGCTCGCAGTGGCGCAGCCAGCACTCCACGGTATCCGTCGCACCTGTTGCCACCGAGCACCACCCCCGGTTGCCCCGGTCAACTACCGGCTTTGGCGGCTTGGTGCCATTCCGCAACGGTCATTGCGGCTTGGCTTTCGGACAGAACGGACAACTTCATGAAAATCGCGCGTTGCGAAGCGACCGAGGTGGCGAAACCTCTAGCCTCGTCACTAGGAGGTACCTCGCGATGTACGCACGCACCATCACGGCGAATGTTGTTCCCGGAAGGCTAGACGAAGCCTTGAAAATCTTTCAGGACGAAATTCAGCCCATGATCGAGGGCCAGGCTGGGCACATCAGCACCAGTTTGCTTATTGATCGAGATCGAAATCGAGCTCAAACAGTCACCGTTTGGGAGTCTGAGGCTGCCGAGAAAGCCACCTCCGAAGAGAGTGACTACCTGAGCAAAATCATGGGACGCCTAAGCGGCTTCCTCGCCAACCGCCACGTGGCTGCGTGGGAGGTTGTCGTCCGCGACTAG
- a CDS encoding DUF1003 domain-containing protein, whose product MVDRPLRKKQSERRLDEPMDRGPGLRLQYDPERVGRFSERVARFLGTWRFIIWMTLFIAVWIALNVVIVLTRSPGSAPDPYPFIFLTLLLSLQASYAAPLILLAQNRQDDRDRVQWSEDRDRSERLLADTEYLVREVAALRMALGESATRDYVRGELRSVLDEIRELVAEETNTDETAE is encoded by the coding sequence ATGGTTGATCGTCCACTACGAAAGAAACAGTCAGAGCGGCGTCTTGATGAGCCCATGGACCGCGGCCCGGGCCTACGGCTGCAATATGACCCCGAACGAGTAGGTCGTTTCAGCGAACGAGTCGCCCGCTTCCTAGGAACCTGGCGCTTCATCATCTGGATGACCCTATTCATCGCAGTATGGATCGCCTTGAATGTCGTGATCGTGCTCACCCGATCTCCCGGCTCCGCCCCAGACCCCTATCCCTTCATCTTTCTCACCTTGCTCTTGTCGTTGCAGGCGTCCTACGCGGCACCGCTGATTTTGTTGGCACAGAACCGCCAGGATGATCGTGACCGAGTCCAGTGGAGTGAGGATCGCGATCGCAGCGAGCGATTGCTAGCCGACACTGAGTACCTCGTCCGCGAAGTCGCCGCACTACGAATGGCGTTGGGTGAAAGCGCCACTCGAGACTATGTTCGTGGCGAACTACGCAGCGTGCTAGACGAGATTCGGGAACTTGTCGCCGAGGAAACCAACACTGACGAGACTGCGGAATAG
- a CDS encoding DMT family transporter: MDAGRSGQRQESAQFVMLAVAVIAVSMAAPIVVACGAPALAIAFWRCALGSAATFSWLLLRRRWDMRRVRSRWLLLAGLALAIHFAAWIPSLRLTSVAAATALVATVPIWTALIARVVGQQIRWQVWLGIGCAMLGVLLLTGVDASRGSAALVGDGLALLGGVAAAGYLSAGARVRRLLPAAEYNAAVYGLAAGALLLICLAVDVPLFGYSMRDWLLIGLMTLLAQLLGHSLVNVVLRHLSATVVGLALLLEVPGAILVAAVWLGQLPQATIIPAIACILVGLAVVMLGDGRRQLSGRPTPSA, translated from the coding sequence GTGGACGCAGGTAGATCAGGGCAGCGGCAGGAATCGGCGCAGTTCGTCATGTTGGCGGTTGCCGTTATCGCGGTTTCGATGGCCGCCCCGATCGTGGTTGCCTGCGGCGCGCCAGCGCTCGCCATCGCGTTTTGGCGGTGCGCCCTCGGTTCAGCTGCCACATTTTCCTGGCTATTGCTGCGCCGGCGTTGGGATATGCGGCGAGTCCGGAGTCGTTGGCTACTGCTCGCCGGACTCGCGCTGGCGATTCACTTTGCCGCCTGGATTCCGTCACTGCGGTTAACTTCGGTGGCGGCGGCCACCGCCTTGGTTGCCACCGTGCCGATCTGGACGGCGCTCATCGCCCGAGTAGTGGGTCAACAGATTCGCTGGCAAGTCTGGCTCGGCATCGGTTGCGCGATGCTGGGTGTGCTGTTGCTGACCGGGGTAGATGCGTCTCGCGGTTCCGCGGCACTAGTCGGTGATGGTCTGGCCCTGCTGGGTGGGGTGGCAGCCGCCGGATACCTCTCGGCAGGTGCTCGAGTTCGGCGGCTGCTGCCAGCTGCGGAGTACAACGCCGCCGTCTATGGTTTGGCCGCGGGGGCGTTGTTGCTAATCTGCCTCGCGGTGGATGTGCCGCTGTTCGGCTATTCCATGCGTGATTGGCTGCTGATCGGGCTCATGACGTTATTGGCACAACTACTCGGGCATTCGCTGGTGAACGTTGTGCTGCGGCATTTGTCCGCAACGGTCGTGGGCCTTGCCCTATTGCTTGAGGTCCCCGGTGCGATCTTGGTGGCAGCGGTTTGGCTGGGTCAGTTGCCGCAGGCAACTATTATCCCTGCGATTGCCTGCATTTTGGTGGGATTGGCCGTAGTCATGCTGGGCGACGGGCGACGGCAACTGTCCGGTCGGCCAACGCCTAGCGCATGA
- a CDS encoding CBS domain-containing protein produces the protein MSGPTTRIFVARLSGVPVFDPNGDQVGRVRDFVVSLFSEQRPPRVLGVLVEVPPRRRIFLPIGRVRSFAANQVVVSGLVNLRRFEKRRSETLVIGELLDRTVKLHEDGGKASIVDVAIEKSPTRDWDITKFYVKQGGGFRRKGQSFIVGWDEVTGLHRGVKGQGTEALLASVDALRPPDVASMLQDLPDNRRQEVAASLEDTRLAQVLGELNEENAASILSGLDLERAADVLEEMDPDDATDLVLELPLSQRTSLLQRMEDEEADDIRLLLRYDEDSAGGLMTTEPVIVGPDATIADALARVRDFALPPSLAAQVYVVRPPLESPTGQFLGSAHIQALLREPPSQLVVSVIDSELEPIRPQTPLGQVARYFATYNLVAVAVVDDSDHLLGAVTVDDLVDHMLPEDWRDEDSEFARGVSTDG, from the coding sequence GTGAGCGGCCCAACGACTCGAATCTTTGTCGCGCGCCTGTCCGGAGTGCCAGTTTTCGATCCCAACGGAGACCAGGTGGGGCGGGTGCGAGACTTTGTCGTGTCGTTGTTCAGCGAACAGCGACCGCCCCGAGTCTTGGGGGTGCTCGTAGAAGTACCTCCTCGTCGACGCATCTTCCTACCGATCGGTCGGGTGCGTTCTTTCGCCGCGAACCAGGTCGTAGTCTCCGGCCTCGTCAACCTACGTCGATTCGAGAAACGCCGCTCCGAGACTCTGGTGATCGGTGAGCTCTTGGATCGCACGGTCAAACTGCACGAGGATGGCGGCAAAGCCAGCATTGTGGACGTCGCTATCGAAAAGAGCCCTACCCGTGACTGGGACATCACCAAGTTCTACGTAAAACAAGGCGGTGGCTTCCGCCGTAAAGGGCAGTCGTTCATCGTCGGGTGGGATGAGGTCACCGGTCTACATCGGGGCGTCAAAGGGCAGGGAACCGAGGCCCTATTGGCCAGCGTGGACGCACTGCGACCGCCTGATGTGGCGAGCATGCTGCAAGACCTGCCCGACAACCGCCGACAAGAGGTCGCAGCTTCACTGGAGGACACCCGATTGGCGCAAGTATTAGGGGAACTCAACGAGGAGAACGCCGCCAGCATCTTGTCCGGTCTTGACTTAGAGCGGGCCGCGGACGTCTTGGAGGAGATGGATCCAGACGATGCCACCGACCTCGTCTTGGAGCTGCCGTTAAGCCAACGCACCAGTCTGCTGCAGCGCATGGAAGACGAGGAAGCGGACGACATCCGGCTGTTGCTGCGCTATGACGAGGACTCCGCTGGCGGACTCATGACCACGGAACCGGTGATCGTGGGACCCGACGCCACTATCGCCGATGCATTGGCTCGAGTTCGCGACTTCGCCCTGCCACCGTCCTTGGCGGCTCAGGTCTACGTCGTGCGCCCACCGTTGGAATCGCCCACCGGACAGTTCCTCGGATCGGCGCATATTCAGGCGCTGCTGCGGGAACCGCCGTCACAACTAGTCGTAAGTGTCATCGACTCCGAACTGGAGCCCATTCGACCGCAGACTCCGCTAGGCCAAGTGGCTCGCTACTTCGCCACCTACAACTTGGTAGCCGTGGCGGTTGTCGATGACAGTGACCATCTGCTCGGGGCGGTCACGGTCGACGACCTCGTCGATCACATGCTGCCCGAAGACTGGCGCGACGAGGATTCCGAATTCGCTCGGGGGGTGAGTACAGATGGTTGA